In Anabas testudineus chromosome 12, fAnaTes1.2, whole genome shotgun sequence, one genomic interval encodes:
- the arhgef28a gene encoding rho guanine nucleotide exchange factor 28 isoform X3, translating into MEVNRREVPLYGQVEALVRLQATAPEDAEFYVLVQGTRLTHVTAAKIGDDGLNLCFTVPGHDLAEVVSVTPYFYAEDQVKPCEGETCLKYIKDVAQEAAEYMSARRDQLGPQSYQEVLKRFPIWTQGDEEVSAGELNHIEQDVCIGQSSGEARLKQLDEKITQAMANMDHPQQWKNTDSQSREAAEQHPKETLLHLAVRLGLVHLSRFLIHQPRGQRALTLPNQEGDTPLQLAQKAGQHAMFRVLAAPPGPVVGPVPGVWCVWSDSCCMLRFCSCTDSLSLTVRQGSSSCPQDAIMVLRDRLGDHNILKLISVLRTDSDGDKRRDEVGSSNEGRSKERVEEQVLVDNVFEEQLVLSLDDDEEDYPSSLSVNGHPMQSGRLQSPITQCAPDPPLSMISSSDQTVTQQLEDVDIKYSISGVTRDSTGTDSGLWDTVDSEDLLQATDTPPPCSDVFCLPSVPSHPLSPVDQSLARLNCPNFFETTNHRHSPTMDACDLSPSQVALEVDSEEDGAEPKSPLSPLSSDEQSEAIREAFHVSPNLTCTRSQSASSACEPTTKDLADQGIRLRSYSYSSSKISLRPARFGRDNHTSDISPDAALHSVSHSRSLLQALSLSKSLSLLHPGKQRASSISEQSHEKRIEEEDLNNYNIPAKVESEKYKVIRTFSFLKSRMSSTRNKAKGKGKDRESKDRPPHGHRFLTGSCLGPTMCVVCDKPASGKDLLHCSVCTTIVHKGCKDSIPPCLKKLQDKYSVTMVKNKTASLPQNFTVRDSTPQRVIPISTSLPVMTPKEKKDAVTQSSSLSRSFPNSDSRLSETSETESDALKVTSQSEELLPTPTSSTSTESSFGEDCVDTYTHSDVSADEDDYKAESWSLIVEHKFCKKQDKQTIKRQDVIYELMQTELHHLQTLHIMAEVFRRGMREEVQLDTEVVERVFPCLDQLILFHHAFFTAMKERRQTSAEPRGHRNYLIQRIGDILLHQFSDENGEKMKQVYGDFCSRHTEAVSFFKELQQHNKRFQNFIKQQGNNSLVRRREIPECILLVTQRITKYPVLLERILQYTQEETEEHADLSKSLTQIREVIAAVDLRVSENEQHQKLQEVWNRMENRSSAKLKNGHTFRKQDMMGPGQILKYQGVLLWKTATGRLKDVMALLLTDTLIFLQEKDQKYTFATVDQKPPVIALQKLIVRQVANEERGMFLISASAAGPEMYEVHTSSKEERNTWMRLIREAVESCPEEEEEYTSESEEEKRAAEARVQKIYKLQESLMSQDQQICSSLEEKLHIYTELSGLSGRTDPSLVEPRLLVQPDSEELPQAAVLLAAALQEAENLKATLSSKTCLPSSDSPETDTPDSVFPVSPAPLVDTLSNSSEASPEIPDANENSWTENLALQSPTNLQKADTNDIDCKVAQSVQSLTQLLYSLQAAVTIQDSCYEVQKLLLQETGRPSQSAPRQHLSSFRGSTLQEQEKQRNLAQQLQERLHQEKERWEKECQARESQQEEQESKLEERERQCHLEAERLRRKREELDEQLEEYQQSLERLREGQRKVEMEREHLKNQQKVLQSWRNGQQKSLATGIPHMVISLDGQQDSELNESRDHAGNGSVFVNEAAFVSTSINNRHIHHKRNDPSAHNCLNTLLARSNSRQSPTANAPHSQGWVMGTGCLFSPGGRLGMQHLSTDHNSHSYIGETWSSTASRADPYPVLPHPSDSQLDLSAPVSLETDSGGEEGREETIVYL; encoded by the exons ATGATGGGCTCAACCTTTGTTTCACAGTACCCG GCCATGACCTTGCAGAAGTTGTCAGTGTCACACCCTACTTTTACGCAGAGGATCAAGTCAAGCCATGTGAGGGTGAAACATGTCTTAAATACATTAAGGATGTTGCTCAGGAAGCAGCAGAGTACATGAGTGCACGCAGGGACCAGCTTGGCCCCCAGAGCTACCAAGAAGTTCTGAAGAGGTTTCCGATTTGGACAcaaggtgatgaggaggtgtCTGCCGGAGAGCTAAACCACATCGAGCAGGATGTGTGTATCGGACAAAGTTCTGGTGAAGCTCGTCTCAAGCAGCTGGATGAGAAGATTACGCAGGCCATGGCCAACATGGATCACCCTCAGCAGTGGAAGAACACAGACAGTCAGTCAAGagaag CAGCTGAGCAACATCCAAAAGAGACCCTGCTTCACCTGGCAGTACGTTTGGGTTTGGTGCATCTCTCCCGATTCTTAATTCACCAGCCAAGAGGTCAAAGGGCTTTAACCTTACCCAATCAGGAGGGAGATACACCCCTCCAGCTGGCTCAGAAGGCCGGACAGCACGCCATGTTCAGGGTGCTGGCAGC TCCTCCAGGTCCTGTTGTCGGTCCTGTTCcaggtgtgtggtgtgtgtggtctgacagctgctgcatGCTGAGGTTTTGTTCCTGCACAGACTCCCTGAGCCTCACTGTGCGGCAGGGTTCCAGCAGCTGCCCTCAGGACGCCATAATGGTCCTTCGAGACAGACTGGGAGACCACAACATCCTCAAACTG ATCAGTGTGCTGAGAACTGATTCTGATGGTGACAAGAGAAGAGATGAAGTCGGTTCCAGTAATGAAG gcCGTAGCAAGGAGCGAGTGGAAGAGCAAGTGCTGGTGGATAAT gtttttgAAGAACAGCTTGTTCTTTCTTTGGATGACGATGAAGAAGACTATCCATCTTCATTATCTG TAAATGGGCATCCCATGCAGTCTGGACGTCTCCAGAGTCCGATCACCCAGTGTGCACCAGATCCTCCGCTCTCCATGATCAGCAGCAGTGATCAGACAGTCACGCAGCAG CTGGAAGATGTTGACATCAAGTACAGTATCAGCGGAGTGACGAGGGATAGCACAGGGACCGACAGTGGATTATGGGACACAGTTGACTCAGAAGATCTCCTACAAGCAACTGACACTCCTCCACCCTGTTCAGACGTCTTTTGCCTTCCTTCTGTACCCTCTCACCCTCTCTCACCTGTTGACCAGTCCCTTGCCAGACTGAACTGTCCCAACTTCTTTGAAACGACCAATCACAGACACAGTCCAACCATGGACGCCTGTGACCTCAG TCCCAGTCAAGTGGCTCTGGAGGTGGATAGCGAAGAGGACGGCGCTGAGCCAAAGTCTCCCCTTTCTCCACTCTCGTCAGACGAGCAAAGTGAAGCCATAAGAGAAGCCTTTCATGTGTCTCCTAACCTCACTTGCACTCGCAGCCAGTCTGCCTCCTCAGCATGTGAACCCACCACAAAA GATTTGGCTGACCAGGGTATTCGACTACGTTCCTATTCCTACTCTTCCTCAAAAATCAGTTTGCGTCCTGCTCGCTTTGGCCGAGACAATCATACTTCAGACATCAGTCCTG ATGCCGCACTCCACAGTGTCAGCCACAGCCGATCTCTCCTTCAGGCCCTCTCTCTGTCTaaatctctgtctctgctccacCCTGGTA AGCAAAGAGCCTCCAGCATATCAGAGCAATCACATGAGAAAAG AATTGAAGAAGAGGACTTGAATAATTACAACATCCCAGCAAAGGTGGAGTCAGAGAAGTACAAAGTCATTCGTACCTTCAGTTTTCTCAAGAGCAGGATGTCCAGTACGCGCAACAAGGCCAAG GGGAAGGGGAAGGACAGAGAATCCAAGGATAGGCCGCCGCATGGACATCGATTTTTGACAGGGTCCTGTTTAGGCCCCAccatgtgtgtggtgtgtgacAAACCAGCATCTGGAAAAGACTTGCTGCATTGTTCTG TTTGTACGACCATCGTCCATAAAGGCTGTAAGGACTCTATCCCCCCATGTTTGAAG AAACTTCAGGATAAATACTCTGTTACCATGGTGAAGAACAAGACAGCATCTCTCCCACAGA AtttcacagtgagagacagtaCTCCTCAGAGAGTGATCCCCATTTCTACCTCCCTACCGGTCATGACCCCAAAGGAGAAGAAGGACGCCGTGACTCAGTCCTCATCTCTTTCTCGAAGTTTCCCCAACAGTGACAG TCGGCTCAGTGAGACTTCAGAGACAGAGTCTGATGCCCTGAAGGTgaccagccaatcagaagagCTCCTGCCAACTCCAacatcctccacctccactgaATCATCCTTTGGAGAAG ACTGTGTGGACACATATACCCACAGTGATGTCTCAGCTGATGAGGACGATTACAAGGCTGAGTCGTGGAGTCTCATAGTAGAGCACAAGTTCTGCAAGAAGCAGGATAAACAAACGATCAAGAGGCAGGATGTTATCTATG AGCTGATGCAGACTGAGCTTCACCATCTACAAACGCTGCACATCATGGCTGAGGTGTTCCGGCGAGGTATGAGGGAGGAAGTGCAGCTTGATACAGAAGTAGTGGAGCGGGTCTTCCCCTGTCTGGACCAGCTGATTCTCTTCCACCACGCCTTCTTCACTGCCATGAAGGAGCGGCGGCAGACTTCAGCCGAGCCCCGGGGACACAGGAACTACCTTATCCAGAGAATAGGAGACATCCTGCTGCATCAG ttTTCAGATGAGAATggagagaaaatgaagcagGTATATGGAGATTTTTGCAGTCGTCACACTGAAGCAGTCAGTTTTTTCAAAGAGCTTCAGCAACATAACAAAAGATTTCAGAACTTCATTAAGCAACAAGGCAATAATTCTTTGGTGAGACGGCGGGAGATCCCAGAGTGCATTTTGCTGGTAACCCAAAGGATTACAAAATACCCAGTTCTGCTGGAGCGGATCCTGCAATATACTCAAG aggaaacagaggagcacGCCGACCTTTCAAAATCACTGACTCAGATCCGGGAGGTGATAGCAGCTGTGGACTTGAGGGTCAGTGAAAATGAGCAGCACCAGAAGTTACAAGAAGTGTGGAACCGCATGGAGAACCGCAGCTCAGCCAAGCTGAAGAACGGACACACCTTCCGCAAGCAGGACATGATGGGGCCAGGACAAATACTCAAGTACCAGGGCGTGCTCCTCTGGAAGACTGCCACTGGTCGACTAAAAG ATGTCATGGCGCTCCttctcacagacacactcatcTTCCTACAAGAAAAAGACCAGAAGTATACATTTGCAACAGTG GATCAGAAGCCTCCAGTCATCGCACTGCAGAAGTTAATAGTGCGTCAAGTAGCAAATGAAGAGAGAGGAATGTTTCTGATCAGTGCATCAGCTGCAGGGCCAGAAATGTACGAGGTCCACACGTCATCCAAAGAGGAAAGGAACACCTGGATGAGGCTCATTAGAGAGGCAGTTGAGAG CTgtccagaagaagaagaagaatatacAAGTGAATCTGAAGAGGAGAAGCGTGCTGCTGAAGCTCGTGTTCAGAAGATTTATAAGTTACAAG AGAGTCTGATGAGCCAGGATCAGCAGATCTGCTCCAGcctggaggagaagctgcacatttacacagagcTCTCTGGTCTGAGTGGGAGGACGGATCCTTCGTTGGTAGAACCGCGCCTGCTCGTTCAACCCGACTCAGAAGAGCTGCCCCAGGCTGCCGTGTTGCTAGCTGCAGCTCTGCAAGAGG CTGAGAACCTGAAAGCCACACTGTCATCTAAGACCTGTTTACCATCCAGTGACAGCCCGGAAACCGACACTCCGGACTCTGTGTTTCCCGTCAGTCCTGCTCCACTTGTAGATACCCTCTCAAATTCTTCTGAGGCCTCACCTGAAATCCCTGATGCCAATGAGAACAGTTGGACTGAGAACCTTGCACTTCAATCCCCAACTAACTTACAAAAAGCTGACACAAATGACATTGACTGCAAG GTTGCTCAAAGTGTCCAAAGCCTGACCCAGTTGCTCTACAGTCTGCAG GCTGCTGTGACTATTCAGGACAGCTGCTATGAGGTCCAGAAGCTTCTCCTCCAAGAGACAGGGCGCCCTTCCCAAAGCGCTCCTCGACAGCACCTTTCAAGCTTCCGGGGCAGTACCCTGCAAGAACAGGAGAAGCAGCGGAACCTGGCTCAGCAGCTCCAGGAGCGACTGCACCAAGAGAAGGAGCGCTGGGAGAAAGAGTGCCAGGCCAGGGAGAGCCAACAGGAGGAACAGGAGAGCAAGTTGGAGGAGCGGGAGAGGCAGTGCCACCTTGAGGCGGAGAGACTCAGGCGGAAGAGGGAAGAGCTGGACGAACAGCTGGAGGAGTACCAGCAGAGCCTGGAGCGGCTGAGGGAGGGTCAGAGGAAAGTGGAGATGGAGCGTGAGCACCTAAAGAACCAGCAAAAggtgctgcagagctggaggaaCGGCCAGCAAAAGAGCCTGGCGACTGGGATTCCTCACATGGTCATCTCTCTAGATGGGCAGCAG GATTCTGAACTGAATGAGTCCAGAGACCATGCGGGTAACGGCTCCGTGTTTGTGAACGAGGCTGCATTTGTCAGCACCAGCATCAACAACCGCCACATCCACCATAAAAGAAATGATCCTAGTGCACACAACTGTCTCAACACGCTGCTGGCCAGATCCAACAGCAGACAGTCCCCCACAGCTAATGCTCCACACTCCCAGGGATGGGTGATGGGAACAGGATGTCTCTTCAGCCCTGGAGGACGGCTGGGAATGCAGCACTTGTCAACTG
- the arhgef28a gene encoding rho guanine nucleotide exchange factor 28 isoform X1, with translation MEVNRREVPLYGQVEALVRLQATAPEDAEFYVLVQGTRLTHVTAAKIGDDGLNLCFTVPGHDLAEVVSVTPYFYAEDQVKPCEGETCLKYIKDVAQEAAEYMSARRDQLGPQSYQEVLKRFPIWTQGDEEVSAGELNHIEQDVCIGQSSGEARLKQLDEKITQAMANMDHPQQWKNTDSQSREAAEQHPKETLLHLAVRLGLVHLSRFLIHQPRGQRALTLPNQEGDTPLQLAQKAGQHAMFRVLAAPPGPVVGPVPGVWCVWSDSCCMLRFCSCTDSLSLTVRQGSSSCPQDAIMVLRDRLGDHNILKLISVLRTDSDGDKRRDEVGSSNEGRSKERVEEQVLVDNVFEEQLVLSLDDDEEDYPSSLSVNGHPMQSGRLQSPITQCAPDPPLSMISSSDQTVTQQLEDVDIKYSISGVTRDSTGTDSGLWDTVDSEDLLQATDTPPPCSDVFCLPSVPSHPLSPVDQSLARLNCPNFFETTNHRHSPTMDACDLSPSQVALEVDSEEDGAEPKSPLSPLSSDEQSEAIREAFHVSPNLTCTRSQSASSACEPTTKDLADQGIRLRSYSYSSSKISLRPARFGRDNHTSDISPDAALHSVSHSRSLLQALSLSKSLSLLHPGKQRASSISEQSHEKREIRFRKRAQSADDEGSMELAESLQHLTLSEFLKEIEEEDLNNYNIPAKVESEKYKVIRTFSFLKSRMSSTRNKAKGKGKDRESKDRPPHGHRFLTGSCLGPTMCVVCDKPASGKDLLHCSVCTTIVHKGCKDSIPPCLKKLQDKYSVTMVKNKTASLPQNFTVRDSTPQRVIPISTSLPVMTPKEKKDAVTQSSSLSRSFPNSDSRLSETSETESDALKVTSQSEELLPTPTSSTSTESSFGEDCVDTYTHSDVSADEDDYKAESWSLIVEHKFCKKQDKQTIKRQDVIYELMQTELHHLQTLHIMAEVFRRGMREEVQLDTEVVERVFPCLDQLILFHHAFFTAMKERRQTSAEPRGHRNYLIQRIGDILLHQFSDENGEKMKQVYGDFCSRHTEAVSFFKELQQHNKRFQNFIKQQGNNSLVRRREIPECILLVTQRITKYPVLLERILQYTQEETEEHADLSKSLTQIREVIAAVDLRVSENEQHQKLQEVWNRMENRSSAKLKNGHTFRKQDMMGPGQILKYQGVLLWKTATGRLKDVMALLLTDTLIFLQEKDQKYTFATVDQKPPVIALQKLIVRQVANEERGMFLISASAAGPEMYEVHTSSKEERNTWMRLIREAVESCPEEEEEYTSESEEEKRAAEARVQKIYKLQESLMSQDQQICSSLEEKLHIYTELSGLSGRTDPSLVEPRLLVQPDSEELPQAAVLLAAALQEAENLKATLSSKTCLPSSDSPETDTPDSVFPVSPAPLVDTLSNSSEASPEIPDANENSWTENLALQSPTNLQKADTNDIDCKVAQSVQSLTQLLYSLQAAVTIQDSCYEVQKLLLQETGRPSQSAPRQHLSSFRGSTLQEQEKQRNLAQQLQERLHQEKERWEKECQARESQQEEQESKLEERERQCHLEAERLRRKREELDEQLEEYQQSLERLREGQRKVEMEREHLKNQQKVLQSWRNGQQKSLATGIPHMVISLDGQQDSELNESRDHAGNGSVFVNEAAFVSTSINNRHIHHKRNDPSAHNCLNTLLARSNSRQSPTANAPHSQGWVMGTGCLFSPGGRLGMQHLSTDHNSHSYIGETWSSTASRADPYPVLPHPSDSQLDLSAPVSLETDSGGEEGREETIVYL, from the exons ATGATGGGCTCAACCTTTGTTTCACAGTACCCG GCCATGACCTTGCAGAAGTTGTCAGTGTCACACCCTACTTTTACGCAGAGGATCAAGTCAAGCCATGTGAGGGTGAAACATGTCTTAAATACATTAAGGATGTTGCTCAGGAAGCAGCAGAGTACATGAGTGCACGCAGGGACCAGCTTGGCCCCCAGAGCTACCAAGAAGTTCTGAAGAGGTTTCCGATTTGGACAcaaggtgatgaggaggtgtCTGCCGGAGAGCTAAACCACATCGAGCAGGATGTGTGTATCGGACAAAGTTCTGGTGAAGCTCGTCTCAAGCAGCTGGATGAGAAGATTACGCAGGCCATGGCCAACATGGATCACCCTCAGCAGTGGAAGAACACAGACAGTCAGTCAAGagaag CAGCTGAGCAACATCCAAAAGAGACCCTGCTTCACCTGGCAGTACGTTTGGGTTTGGTGCATCTCTCCCGATTCTTAATTCACCAGCCAAGAGGTCAAAGGGCTTTAACCTTACCCAATCAGGAGGGAGATACACCCCTCCAGCTGGCTCAGAAGGCCGGACAGCACGCCATGTTCAGGGTGCTGGCAGC TCCTCCAGGTCCTGTTGTCGGTCCTGTTCcaggtgtgtggtgtgtgtggtctgacagctgctgcatGCTGAGGTTTTGTTCCTGCACAGACTCCCTGAGCCTCACTGTGCGGCAGGGTTCCAGCAGCTGCCCTCAGGACGCCATAATGGTCCTTCGAGACAGACTGGGAGACCACAACATCCTCAAACTG ATCAGTGTGCTGAGAACTGATTCTGATGGTGACAAGAGAAGAGATGAAGTCGGTTCCAGTAATGAAG gcCGTAGCAAGGAGCGAGTGGAAGAGCAAGTGCTGGTGGATAAT gtttttgAAGAACAGCTTGTTCTTTCTTTGGATGACGATGAAGAAGACTATCCATCTTCATTATCTG TAAATGGGCATCCCATGCAGTCTGGACGTCTCCAGAGTCCGATCACCCAGTGTGCACCAGATCCTCCGCTCTCCATGATCAGCAGCAGTGATCAGACAGTCACGCAGCAG CTGGAAGATGTTGACATCAAGTACAGTATCAGCGGAGTGACGAGGGATAGCACAGGGACCGACAGTGGATTATGGGACACAGTTGACTCAGAAGATCTCCTACAAGCAACTGACACTCCTCCACCCTGTTCAGACGTCTTTTGCCTTCCTTCTGTACCCTCTCACCCTCTCTCACCTGTTGACCAGTCCCTTGCCAGACTGAACTGTCCCAACTTCTTTGAAACGACCAATCACAGACACAGTCCAACCATGGACGCCTGTGACCTCAG TCCCAGTCAAGTGGCTCTGGAGGTGGATAGCGAAGAGGACGGCGCTGAGCCAAAGTCTCCCCTTTCTCCACTCTCGTCAGACGAGCAAAGTGAAGCCATAAGAGAAGCCTTTCATGTGTCTCCTAACCTCACTTGCACTCGCAGCCAGTCTGCCTCCTCAGCATGTGAACCCACCACAAAA GATTTGGCTGACCAGGGTATTCGACTACGTTCCTATTCCTACTCTTCCTCAAAAATCAGTTTGCGTCCTGCTCGCTTTGGCCGAGACAATCATACTTCAGACATCAGTCCTG ATGCCGCACTCCACAGTGTCAGCCACAGCCGATCTCTCCTTCAGGCCCTCTCTCTGTCTaaatctctgtctctgctccacCCTGGTA AGCAAAGAGCCTCCAGCATATCAGAGCAATCACATGAGAAAAG GGAGATTAGGTTCCGTAAGCGTGCCCAGTCTGCTGACGATGAGGGCAGCATGGAGCTGGCTGAGTCCCTCCAACATCTCACCTTGTCTGAGTTCCTTAAAGA AATTGAAGAAGAGGACTTGAATAATTACAACATCCCAGCAAAGGTGGAGTCAGAGAAGTACAAAGTCATTCGTACCTTCAGTTTTCTCAAGAGCAGGATGTCCAGTACGCGCAACAAGGCCAAG GGGAAGGGGAAGGACAGAGAATCCAAGGATAGGCCGCCGCATGGACATCGATTTTTGACAGGGTCCTGTTTAGGCCCCAccatgtgtgtggtgtgtgacAAACCAGCATCTGGAAAAGACTTGCTGCATTGTTCTG TTTGTACGACCATCGTCCATAAAGGCTGTAAGGACTCTATCCCCCCATGTTTGAAG AAACTTCAGGATAAATACTCTGTTACCATGGTGAAGAACAAGACAGCATCTCTCCCACAGA AtttcacagtgagagacagtaCTCCTCAGAGAGTGATCCCCATTTCTACCTCCCTACCGGTCATGACCCCAAAGGAGAAGAAGGACGCCGTGACTCAGTCCTCATCTCTTTCTCGAAGTTTCCCCAACAGTGACAG TCGGCTCAGTGAGACTTCAGAGACAGAGTCTGATGCCCTGAAGGTgaccagccaatcagaagagCTCCTGCCAACTCCAacatcctccacctccactgaATCATCCTTTGGAGAAG ACTGTGTGGACACATATACCCACAGTGATGTCTCAGCTGATGAGGACGATTACAAGGCTGAGTCGTGGAGTCTCATAGTAGAGCACAAGTTCTGCAAGAAGCAGGATAAACAAACGATCAAGAGGCAGGATGTTATCTATG AGCTGATGCAGACTGAGCTTCACCATCTACAAACGCTGCACATCATGGCTGAGGTGTTCCGGCGAGGTATGAGGGAGGAAGTGCAGCTTGATACAGAAGTAGTGGAGCGGGTCTTCCCCTGTCTGGACCAGCTGATTCTCTTCCACCACGCCTTCTTCACTGCCATGAAGGAGCGGCGGCAGACTTCAGCCGAGCCCCGGGGACACAGGAACTACCTTATCCAGAGAATAGGAGACATCCTGCTGCATCAG ttTTCAGATGAGAATggagagaaaatgaagcagGTATATGGAGATTTTTGCAGTCGTCACACTGAAGCAGTCAGTTTTTTCAAAGAGCTTCAGCAACATAACAAAAGATTTCAGAACTTCATTAAGCAACAAGGCAATAATTCTTTGGTGAGACGGCGGGAGATCCCAGAGTGCATTTTGCTGGTAACCCAAAGGATTACAAAATACCCAGTTCTGCTGGAGCGGATCCTGCAATATACTCAAG aggaaacagaggagcacGCCGACCTTTCAAAATCACTGACTCAGATCCGGGAGGTGATAGCAGCTGTGGACTTGAGGGTCAGTGAAAATGAGCAGCACCAGAAGTTACAAGAAGTGTGGAACCGCATGGAGAACCGCAGCTCAGCCAAGCTGAAGAACGGACACACCTTCCGCAAGCAGGACATGATGGGGCCAGGACAAATACTCAAGTACCAGGGCGTGCTCCTCTGGAAGACTGCCACTGGTCGACTAAAAG ATGTCATGGCGCTCCttctcacagacacactcatcTTCCTACAAGAAAAAGACCAGAAGTATACATTTGCAACAGTG GATCAGAAGCCTCCAGTCATCGCACTGCAGAAGTTAATAGTGCGTCAAGTAGCAAATGAAGAGAGAGGAATGTTTCTGATCAGTGCATCAGCTGCAGGGCCAGAAATGTACGAGGTCCACACGTCATCCAAAGAGGAAAGGAACACCTGGATGAGGCTCATTAGAGAGGCAGTTGAGAG CTgtccagaagaagaagaagaatatacAAGTGAATCTGAAGAGGAGAAGCGTGCTGCTGAAGCTCGTGTTCAGAAGATTTATAAGTTACAAG AGAGTCTGATGAGCCAGGATCAGCAGATCTGCTCCAGcctggaggagaagctgcacatttacacagagcTCTCTGGTCTGAGTGGGAGGACGGATCCTTCGTTGGTAGAACCGCGCCTGCTCGTTCAACCCGACTCAGAAGAGCTGCCCCAGGCTGCCGTGTTGCTAGCTGCAGCTCTGCAAGAGG CTGAGAACCTGAAAGCCACACTGTCATCTAAGACCTGTTTACCATCCAGTGACAGCCCGGAAACCGACACTCCGGACTCTGTGTTTCCCGTCAGTCCTGCTCCACTTGTAGATACCCTCTCAAATTCTTCTGAGGCCTCACCTGAAATCCCTGATGCCAATGAGAACAGTTGGACTGAGAACCTTGCACTTCAATCCCCAACTAACTTACAAAAAGCTGACACAAATGACATTGACTGCAAG GTTGCTCAAAGTGTCCAAAGCCTGACCCAGTTGCTCTACAGTCTGCAG GCTGCTGTGACTATTCAGGACAGCTGCTATGAGGTCCAGAAGCTTCTCCTCCAAGAGACAGGGCGCCCTTCCCAAAGCGCTCCTCGACAGCACCTTTCAAGCTTCCGGGGCAGTACCCTGCAAGAACAGGAGAAGCAGCGGAACCTGGCTCAGCAGCTCCAGGAGCGACTGCACCAAGAGAAGGAGCGCTGGGAGAAAGAGTGCCAGGCCAGGGAGAGCCAACAGGAGGAACAGGAGAGCAAGTTGGAGGAGCGGGAGAGGCAGTGCCACCTTGAGGCGGAGAGACTCAGGCGGAAGAGGGAAGAGCTGGACGAACAGCTGGAGGAGTACCAGCAGAGCCTGGAGCGGCTGAGGGAGGGTCAGAGGAAAGTGGAGATGGAGCGTGAGCACCTAAAGAACCAGCAAAAggtgctgcagagctggaggaaCGGCCAGCAAAAGAGCCTGGCGACTGGGATTCCTCACATGGTCATCTCTCTAGATGGGCAGCAG GATTCTGAACTGAATGAGTCCAGAGACCATGCGGGTAACGGCTCCGTGTTTGTGAACGAGGCTGCATTTGTCAGCACCAGCATCAACAACCGCCACATCCACCATAAAAGAAATGATCCTAGTGCACACAACTGTCTCAACACGCTGCTGGCCAGATCCAACAGCAGACAGTCCCCCACAGCTAATGCTCCACACTCCCAGGGATGGGTGATGGGAACAGGATGTCTCTTCAGCCCTGGAGGACGGCTGGGAATGCAGCACTTGTCAACTG